Part of the Angustibacter luteus genome, TCGACGGCGTGCATGTTGGCATTGGCCCCGCGGTAGGGGTCGAGGGTCTGCCACGCGCCGTCCCAGACGTCGACGACGACGCCGGCTTCCTCGTCCCAGAAGTACCGCTCGACGACCTCGATGGCATCGGCGAGCAGCTGCTGCGCTCCGGGCCGTTGGGCCTGGACGGCGGTCGAGGCCGCGAGCAGGACGAACACGTGGTCGTAGGCGTGCTTCTCGTCGAGGACGGACTCACCGGACCCGTCGACCTGCGGCCACCACCCCCCGTGCTCGGTGTCGCGCAGCAGCCCGTCGAGGGCGGCGAACCCGCGGTCGCACAGGGCGTCGGCGCCGTCCACGCCCAGCAGGTGCGCGAGGCCGTAGACGTGCGTCATGCGCGCGTTGATCCACAGGTGCAGCGGCTGGCTCGGATCCGGGACGCCGTCGTCGTCCATCCAGCCGAAGCCGCCGCGGGGGTCCACCGCCCCGGTGTAGAAGGCGAGCAGTCGCTTGCCCTCGGCGTCGAGCTCGGCGGAGGTGGGTGGGGCCGGTGCGGTGTCGTCGCTCACCCGCCCCATCCTGCTCCTCCCCGGGGTCACGTTTCCCGAAAGGTGCCATGACCACCCTTGACGTGTCGCCGGACGGGGGCCTACCTTGCGCTACTGCCAAGAAAGTTTCCTACTAGATAGGAACCGCGTGACCGCCTCCTTCGCCGCCGGGCCTCCTGGCCTGCTGCGCGCCCTGAACGCCCGAGCCGTCCTGGAGACCGTGGCGACCCTGGGGCCGACCACCCGCGCGGACGTCGCCGCGGCGACGCAGCTCTCCAAGCCGACCGTTGCGGCCTGCCTGGCCTCGCTGGTCGAGCGCGGTGCGGTCCAGGAGGACGGCGCGGTCAGCGGCCGCAAGGGCCCGGCGGCGACGCTGTACCGCCTTGCGCCACAGGCGGTCTGGGCGATCGGGCTGGACATCGGACACGACCGGCTGCGCGGCGCCCTGGTGGACGCGGCGGGCACGGAACGCGGGCACGTGGACGTCCCGGTGCGCCGACGCCGGGCCGCCCTGACCCGGCAGGTGCGCGAGGTGTGCGAGCGCCTGGCGGGCACCGCCGGCATCACGCTGGGCGAGGTGCACCACGTCGTCGTCGGCGTCCCCGGCGCCGTCGGGTCGGACGGCACCCTGGCGTTCGCGGACGCGCTCCCCCAGGACGGCGAGGGGCTGGTTGCGGCACTGCGGGCTCAGCTGCCCGTCCCGGTGACCTTCGACAACGACGTCAACCTGGCGGCCCTCGCCGAGCTCGCCGCGCAGCCCGACGTCGAGGACTTCGTGCTGGTCAGCGTCGGTGCGGGCATCGGAGCGGGCCTGGTGATCGGCGGCCGGGTGCACCGCGGCGTCGGCGGGGCGGCCGGCGAGGTCGGCTTCCTGCCCGGCTGCGCGTCCGACGTCCGGCACTCCCCCCAGATGATCGAGCACGAGGTGGGCGGCGAGGTGGTCTCCCGGCTCGCCCGCGAGGCCGGCATCCCTGGCGACCCTGGCGCCCGCGCCGTCTTCGAGCTGGCCCGCAGCGGCGACCCTGTCGCGCGCGCCGCGGTCGACGCCACCGCCCGGGGGATCGCGTACGTCGTCGCCTGCCTGGTCGCCGTGCTGAACCCCTCGCGCGTCGTCATCGGGGGCTCGGTCGGCAGCAACGCCGACCTGCTGCTGGACCCGGTGCGTCAGCATCTGTCCGCATTCACGACCTTGCGCGTGCCCGTGGTCGCGTCGTCGGTCGGCGTCCAAGCGGTGCTCCACGGCTCCCTGGCCATGGCGGCCGGCCTGGCGCGCGAGTCCGCCTTCGCCGCGTTCACGGGTGCCCCCATCGAGCACGCCGTCCCGCAGAACCAGCCCGCCCCGCAGCACCTCGTCGCCCAGGAGTCCTGATGCCCAGCACCGCCCGCCGATCCACGTCCCTCCTGCTGGTCGCCGCCTCGGCGGCCGGCGCCCTCGCCCTGGCCGCCTGCACGTCGTCCGGTGCAGACGCATCCGGTCCGCAGACGGCCATCGCGACCACCGACAAGCACGAGCCCACCACCATCACCGTGTGGACGTTCAACCACCTGCCGCAAGAGGTGAAGGCGTTCGAGGGCGCGCTGGCCCGGCTGCACACCACGTACCCGTGGCTCACCGTGAAGTTCGTGCCCAACAAGGACGACGCCGCCTTCGGCAAGGCCGTCGCCGCGGGTCAGGCGCCCGACGTGTTCGTCTCGCCGTCCCCCGACAACGTCGCGAAGTTCTGCTACAACGGCACCGTCGCCCCGCTGGACGAGTACCTGAAGGCCGCGAAGGTGGACGTCGCCGCGACCTTCCCGCCGTCCGCGCTGGTGTACACGAAGTTCCAGGACAAGCAGTGCGCACTGCCGCTGCTGGTCGACGCGTACGGCCTGTTCTACAACAAGAAGATGCTCGCGGACGCCGGGGTGAACCCGCCCAAGACGCTGTCCGAGCTGACCGCCGCGGCCAAGAAGCTGACCGTCAAGAACAAGGACGGCTCGATCAAGCGGTTCGGGTTCATCTCGCGCTCGGACTACAACAACAACTCCGCGCTGTACGACGGCGTGCAGGCGGGCACCCAGTACTACGACGCGCGCGGCAAGGCGACGTTCGGCGCCGACCCGCGCTGGGCCCAGCTCATGCAGTGGGACAAGGACCTGAACGACTGGTACGGCAACGGCCAGGTGTCGAAGTTCGTCGCGAAGTTCCAGCCGCACACCGACGACGCGAAGAACCCGCTGATCACCGGGGACGTCGCGATGGAGGTCGACGGCGAGTGGCACGTCGGTGAGATCGCGGACGCCAAGACCGACCTGGACTACGGCGTGGTGCCCGTGCCGGTGCTGGACGAGGTGAAGCAGACCTACGGCGCGGGCAGCGCGGTCGGCACCGTGGCCTACCTGCCGGCGGGCTCCAAGCACAAGCAGGAGGCGTTCTTCGCCCTGCAGCAGCTCACCACCGACACCGCGTTCCTGACCGGCCTGGCGGACACCGTCTACAACATCCCGAGCACCTTCGACTCACTGAAGGCCTGGGACAAGAAGGACGACGAGCACTGGGGTCCGCTGGTCGAGATCTTCGCCAACAAGGGCTCGTACTACAAGCAGCTCACGCCGGTCGGCAGCGAGGACGCCACCGTGTGGGGCACGGCCCGCCAGCAGTTCGAGACCGGGCACGCGACCGACCTGGGCAAGCTGCTCGACGAGACCGCCGGCAAGATCGACAAGCTCAACCAGGACGCGGTCGAATGACCTCGACCACCGCGTCGACCACCGCGGACCGGCGACCGGGCAGCTCCCGGCGCCGGTCGCGGCGGGGCAGCCCGAGCCGCTCCCCGTGGAGCGCGGTGCTGGTGATGGTCTCGCCCTTCCTGGTGGGCCTGGCGGTGTTCACGCTGTACCCGGTCGTCACGACGCTGTACTACTCGTTCACGAACTTCCAGCTCGGTTCGATCCGGCCCACCGAGTTCGTCGGCCTGCGCAACTACGAGCGGCTGTTCACCAGCTCGGACACGTTCTGGGTCGGCGTCCGGAACACGCTGTGGATGGTGCTGATCATGGTGCCGCTGCGCACCCTGTACGCGATGTTCGCGGCGTGGGTCGTCGGCTCGGTGCGCCGCGGAGCCAGGGTGTACCGAACGCTGTTCTTCGTCCCGGCGATCGTGCCGGTGGTCGGCGCCTCGCTGGCGTTCATCGTGATGCTCAGCCCGACCGGGCCGGTGAATGCGTTGCTGGCCAAGGTCGGCATCGAGGGGCCGGCCTGGTTCGGTGACCCGCAGTGGTCCAAGCCCAGCCTGGTGCTGATGGCCCTGTGGGCGTGCGGCGACACCATCGTCATCTTCTCGGCCGCGATGCTGGACGTGCCGCGCGAGCTCTACGAGGCGGCCGACCTGGACGGCGTCGGGCGCTGGCAGCGGTACCGGCACATCACGTTGCCGTTCCTGTCGCCGGTGATCCTGTTCAGCGTGGTCACCGGGATGATCTACACGTTCCAGTACTTCACGGAGGCGTTCGTGGCGTCCGGCTCGGCTAGTGCCGTGCAGGACTCCTCGCAGCTCCTCGGCTACCCCGGACAGTCCCTGCTCTTCTACACGACGGACCTCTACCAACAGGGCTTCGTGTACTTCAAGACCGGTTACGCCTCAGCGATGGCGTGGATGCTGTTCCTCGTCATCTTCGGCGCGACCGTGGTCATGCTGCGCATGTCCCGCTCGCTGGTGCACGACAGCGGGCGGCCCTGATGGCCACCGCCGTCAGCCCGCGCCTGCCGGCCGCCGCCGCGCGCGAGCGGGACCGTCGTCCGTTCGGACGTCGGGTGCTGGAGGGTGTCGCCGAGCACGCACTCGCCGTCGCCCTGTCCGCGGCCTTCGTGCTGCCGCTGCTGGTCTGCGTCGTCACCTCGGTCATGACCCAGCAGCAGGCCGGCACCGGCGAGCTGGTCCCGCAGCCCCTGCACTGGGGGAACTTTCGCGAGGTCTTCGAGGTCATGCCGTTCGCGCGCGACCTGTGGAACACGTTGCTGTACGCGGGGTTGAGCGCCGTCGGCATCGTCGTGTCGTCCGTGCCGGTCGCGTACGCCGTCTCGCGGATGCGCTGGCGCGGGCGCAACGCGTTCTTCGTCGTGGTGCTGGCGACCATGATGATCCCGGCGCAGGTGACCAGCCTGCCGCTCTACGTGATGTACGCCCACCTGGGCTGGATCGGCACGTTGAAGCCGCTCATCGTGCCGGCGTTCTTCGGCGACGCGTTCAGCATCTTCCTGCTGCGCCAGTTCTTCCTGACGATCCCCGAGGAGACCATCGAGGCCGCACGGGTGGACGGCGCGAGCGAGTACCGGATCCTGCGGCAGATCGTGGTGCCGATGGCCCGGCCCGCGCTGGCGGCGGTCGGC contains:
- a CDS encoding sugar ABC transporter permease encodes the protein MTSTTASTTADRRPGSSRRRSRRGSPSRSPWSAVLVMVSPFLVGLAVFTLYPVVTTLYYSFTNFQLGSIRPTEFVGLRNYERLFTSSDTFWVGVRNTLWMVLIMVPLRTLYAMFAAWVVGSVRRGARVYRTLFFVPAIVPVVGASLAFIVMLSPTGPVNALLAKVGIEGPAWFGDPQWSKPSLVLMALWACGDTIVIFSAAMLDVPRELYEAADLDGVGRWQRYRHITLPFLSPVILFSVVTGMIYTFQYFTEAFVASGSASAVQDSSQLLGYPGQSLLFYTTDLYQQGFVYFKTGYASAMAWMLFLVIFGATVVMLRMSRSLVHDSGRP
- a CDS encoding ABC transporter substrate-binding protein, translated to MPSTARRSTSLLLVAASAAGALALAACTSSGADASGPQTAIATTDKHEPTTITVWTFNHLPQEVKAFEGALARLHTTYPWLTVKFVPNKDDAAFGKAVAAGQAPDVFVSPSPDNVAKFCYNGTVAPLDEYLKAAKVDVAATFPPSALVYTKFQDKQCALPLLVDAYGLFYNKKMLADAGVNPPKTLSELTAAAKKLTVKNKDGSIKRFGFISRSDYNNNSALYDGVQAGTQYYDARGKATFGADPRWAQLMQWDKDLNDWYGNGQVSKFVAKFQPHTDDAKNPLITGDVAMEVDGEWHVGEIADAKTDLDYGVVPVPVLDEVKQTYGAGSAVGTVAYLPAGSKHKQEAFFALQQLTTDTAFLTGLADTVYNIPSTFDSLKAWDKKDDEHWGPLVEIFANKGSYYKQLTPVGSEDATVWGTARQQFETGHATDLGKLLDETAGKIDKLNQDAVE
- a CDS encoding ROK family transcriptional regulator; translation: MTASFAAGPPGLLRALNARAVLETVATLGPTTRADVAAATQLSKPTVAACLASLVERGAVQEDGAVSGRKGPAATLYRLAPQAVWAIGLDIGHDRLRGALVDAAGTERGHVDVPVRRRRAALTRQVREVCERLAGTAGITLGEVHHVVVGVPGAVGSDGTLAFADALPQDGEGLVAALRAQLPVPVTFDNDVNLAALAELAAQPDVEDFVLVSVGAGIGAGLVIGGRVHRGVGGAAGEVGFLPGCASDVRHSPQMIEHEVGGEVVSRLAREAGIPGDPGARAVFELARSGDPVARAAVDATARGIAYVVACLVAVLNPSRVVIGGSVGSNADLLLDPVRQHLSAFTTLRVPVVASSVGVQAVLHGSLAMAAGLARESAFAAFTGAPIEHAVPQNQPAPQHLVAQES
- a CDS encoding carbohydrate ABC transporter permease; this encodes MATAVSPRLPAAAARERDRRPFGRRVLEGVAEHALAVALSAAFVLPLLVCVVTSVMTQQQAGTGELVPQPLHWGNFREVFEVMPFARDLWNTLLYAGLSAVGIVVSSVPVAYAVSRMRWRGRNAFFVVVLATMMIPAQVTSLPLYVMYAHLGWIGTLKPLIVPAFFGDAFSIFLLRQFFLTIPEETIEAARVDGASEYRILRQIVVPMARPALAAVGLFAFMFAWNDFYNPLLYSGNSASGQTLAVGLAGLAKSAHQSAYQLQMAASLMFLLPVLLLFMSAQKVFIEGIAMSGSKG